A single genomic interval of Pyrus communis chromosome 7, drPyrComm1.1, whole genome shotgun sequence harbors:
- the LOC137741111 gene encoding probable glycerol-3-phosphate acyltransferase 3 yields the protein MPKAFFLKPFFFLYRIFFRKLRGFPRSVSSKSHATSLSSSQSKNQKSFSSLHSQRSNLTNQTLIVFNVEGALLKASCLFNYFMLVAFEAGGFVRALVLFLLWPIIFLVGDKLGLKIMVMVCFFGVKKDSFRVGTAVLPKFFLEDVGLEAFEVLQRGAKKIAVSKLPQVMIESFLKDYLEIDMVVGKELKVCGGYFLGIMEEEENRNIVSPLLEELERGGHDSMAFDTIGISASNKFRYHQLFSYCKDVYLVGDSDKRSWKNLPRDRYPKKVVFHDGRLALTPTPLETLAVLMWAPIGIAVAIFRIIVGISLPYHVSLPLLSFSGLQLTVGAPKLRKQTLPTDKPRGVLYVCNHRTLLDPLYLCFALKKNLHAVTYSLSKMSEILSPIKTVRLTRNRHQDGKMMEKLLNQGDVVVCPEGTTCREPYLLRFSPLFSEISDEIIPVAITTHVSMFHGTTAGGLKCLDPLFFTMNPSPIYTVQLLEKVSGLSTCRDGDRSNFDVANYVQGEIGKALGFESTKFTRRDKYLILAGNEGIASKCTI from the exons ATGCCCAAGGCCTTTTTCTTGAAgccgtttttctttttatatcgCATTTTCTTTCGGAAACTCAGAGGTTTCCCCAGAAGTGTGAGCAGCAAAAGCCATGCAACCAGCCTATCATCAAGCCAGTCTAAAAATCAGAAGTCGTTCAGTTCTCTTCACTCCCAAAGATCAAACCTCACAAACCAAACTCTGATCGTCTTCAACGTCGAAGGAGCTCTACTGAAAGCatcttgtttgtttaattacttCATGCTCGTGGCTTTTGAAGCTGGAGGTTTCGTAAGGGCACTCGTTCTTTTCCTATTATGGCCTATCATATTTCTCGTCGGTGACAAATTAGGGTTGAAAATAATGGTGATGGTCTGCTTCTTTGGGGTTAAGAAAGACAGCTTTAGAGTTGGCACAGCTGTTTTGCCTAAGTTCTTCTTGGAAGACGTTGGGTTGGAAGCCTTTGAGGTGCTTCAAAGAGGTGCAAAGAAAATTGCTGTTAGTAAGCTACCACAAGTAATGATTGAGAGCTTCTTAAAAGACTACTTGGAGATCGATATGGTGGTTGGGAAGGAGTTAAAGGTGTGTGGTGGATACTTTTTGGGTATCATGGAAGAAGAGGAGAATAGAAATATTGTTTCGCCGCTTTTGGAAGAACTAGAACGTGGTGGACATGATAGTATGGCCTTTGATACAATTGGTATCTCTGCCTCCAACAAATTTCGCTATCACCAATTATTCTCTTATTGCAAG GATGTTTATCTAGTGGGAGACTCAGATAAGAGGAGCTGGAAGAACCTACCCAGAGACAGATACCCAAAGAAGGTCGTTTTCCATGATGGTCGATTAGCTCTCACACCAACCCCACTTGAAACCCTGGCAGTATTAATGTGGGCACCAATAGGGATAGCCGTAGCAATCTTCAGAATCATCGTTGGCATATCACTGCCTTACCACGTGTCACTCCCTCTGCTAAGTTTCAGTGGTCTGCAACTGACTGTGGGTGCTCCTAAACTCCGGAAACAAACCCTTCCAACGGACAAGCCTAGAGGTGTGCTTTACGTTTGTAACCATAGAACGCTGCTAGACCCTCTCTACCTTTGCTTCGCATTGAAGAAAAACCTACACGCAGTAACGTACAGCCTAAGCAAGATGTCTGAGATCCTCTCACCAATCAAGACCGTCCGATTAACAAGAAATCGCCATCAAGACGGAAAGATGATGGAGAAGTTGTTGAATCAAGGGGACGTCGTTGTCTGCCCCGAAGGAACGACGTGTCGTGAACCTTACCTCCTTAGGTTTAGTCCTTTATTTTCAGAAATTAGTGACGAAATAATTCCCGTTGCAATCACCACCCACGTCAGCATGTTCCATGGCACTACTGCCGGTGGGCTCAAGTGCCTGGACCCACTTTTCTTCACCATGAACCCCTCACCGATCTACACCGTTCAGTTGCTGGAGAAGGTATCCGGGCTGTCCACCTGtcgtgatggggatagatcaAACTTTGATGTCGCTAATTACGTGCAAGGTGAGATTGGTAAGGCATTAGGGTTTGAAAGCACCAAGTTTACAAGGAGAGATAAATACTTGATTTTAGCCGGGAACGAAGGTATTGCTTCCAAATGTACAATTTAA